One window from the genome of Erythrolamprus reginae isolate rEryReg1 unplaced genomic scaffold, rEryReg1.hap1 H_26, whole genome shotgun sequence encodes:
- the LOC139155520 gene encoding embryonal Fyn-associated substrate-like isoform X2 has translation MVLLQPEGTGLEGWHLCSLHGQQGIVPANRVKVLLESGSHQSHNPEVYQVPKKEGLLMGKISDGSMDGWRRRDQRKEEQEVYEIPPPARPCPLPPEGIYRVPRGTRKEEDSVEVYDVPSSLLRDVVLDTYDSPAPRVKKVARVAPQPSAPPEVDEAYDVPLAFKKTLAQEGEEEEDEENSEGPLIYAIPSNLRRASALLNLYESPEDIRAGGKDEEDAEEDGAIYDVPLLTPGTPPLEGALQGLNLRDMGPPARPRLPSAESLSRRPLPALPSEERLSGELPPPSPNIARKGSIQDRPLPPPPPRLGGLGVGDQLDQARDDVHNEYEGIRLADEYDYVHLKGADKIQQKAATPEASPTLTDSGEATPTEEMVPPSPEDSQLLQFYTGQCQTHYRTLLSAIEALLASAGAHQPPRVFVPHGKFVIVTAHKLVFVGDTVSRLASSAAVRARVGAASTALCQALKEAVLSVKSAALSYPSLPAAREMQGCVAELSRQALAFTTLLGTLAPS, from the exons ATGGTCCTTCTCCAGCCAGAAGGGACTGGCCTGGAGGGCTGGCACCTCTGTTCTTTGCATGGCCAGCAAGGGATCGTGCCCGCCAACCGAGTGAAGGTCCTCCTGGAGTCAGGGTCTCACCAAAGTCATAACCCAGAGGTGTACCAGGTCCCCAAGAAGGAAGGTCTTCTCATGGGAAAGATCTCAGATGGAtccatggatggatggagaagaaGAGATCAAAGGAAAGAAGAACAGGAG GTCTATGAAATACCACCACCTGCAAGGCCCTGCCCGTTGCCTCCGGAGGGGATCTATAGGGTTCCTCGGGGCACCAGAAAAGAAGAAGACTCCGTGGAG GTTTATGACGTACCCTCCTCCTTGCTCCGCGATGTGGTTTTGGACACATACGATTCACCCGCTCCACGGGTCAAAAAAGTTGCCCGGgtagccccccagcccagcgccCCACCAGAGGTGGACGAGGCTTATGATGTGCCCCTCGCCTTCAAGAAAACCCTGGcgcaagagggggaggaggaggaggatgaagaaaacAGCGAAGGGCCGCTGATCTATGCCATCCCATCCAATTTACGCCGTGCTTCCGCCTTGCTTAACTTGTACGAATCGCCCGAAGACATCCGGGCGGGTGGAAAGGACGAAGAAGACGCAGAGGAAGACGGGGCCATTTACGACGTTCCTCTCCTGACGCCCGGTACCCCGCCTCTAGAGGGAGCCCTCCAAGGACTCAACCTTAGGGACATGGGACCCCCTGCTCGTCCCCGGCTGCCGTCCGCAGAGAGTCTGTCCCGCCGTCCGCTGCCTGCTCTTCCTAGCGAAGAGCGGCTTTCGGGCGAGCTACCGCCTCCGTCGCCCAACATCGCACGGAAGGGCAGCATCCAGGACCgtccgctgcctcctcctccaccccggCTGGGGGGGCTCGGGGTGGGGGACCAGCTGGACCAAGCCAGAGATGACGTCCACAACGAATACGAAGGGATACGTCTCGCGGACGAGTACGATTATGTCCATCTGAAG gGGGCTGATAAAATCCAGCAGAAAGCAGCCACACCCGAAGCCAGCCCCACACTTACGGACTCGGGAGAGGCAACTCCGACGGAAGAAATG GTGCCGCCATCCCCGGAGGACAGCCAGCTGCTGCAGTTCTACACGGGGCAGTGCCAGACGCACTACCGCACCCTACTGTCGGCCATCGAGGCCCTCTTGGCCAGCGCCGGGGCCCACCAGCCGCCCCGTGTCTTCGTGCCCCATGGTAAATTCGTCATTGTCACGGCGCACAAGCTGGTGTTCGTGGGCGACACCGTCTCCCGCCTGGCGTCTTCGGCGGCTGTGCGGGCCAGGGTGGGGGCCGCCAGCACGGCCCTGTGCCAAGCCTTGAAGGAAGCGGTGCTCTCAGTCAAGAGCGCCGCTTTGAGCTACCCGTCATTGCCCGCCGCCCGGGAGATGCAGGGTTGCGTGGCGGAGTTGTCGCGCCAAGCTCTGGCTTTTACCACCTTGCTGGGCACCTTGGCGCCATCTTGA
- the LOC139155520 gene encoding embryonal Fyn-associated substrate-like isoform X1 yields MSASAQLCRALYDNTAECPDELSFHKGDLMVLLQPEGTGLEGWHLCSLHGQQGIVPANRVKVLLESGSHQSHNPEVYQVPKKEGLLMGKISDGSMDGWRRRDQRKEEQEVYEIPPPARPCPLPPEGIYRVPRGTRKEEDSVEVYDVPSSLLRDVVLDTYDSPAPRVKKVARVAPQPSAPPEVDEAYDVPLAFKKTLAQEGEEEEDEENSEGPLIYAIPSNLRRASALLNLYESPEDIRAGGKDEEDAEEDGAIYDVPLLTPGTPPLEGALQGLNLRDMGPPARPRLPSAESLSRRPLPALPSEERLSGELPPPSPNIARKGSIQDRPLPPPPPRLGGLGVGDQLDQARDDVHNEYEGIRLADEYDYVHLKGADKIQQKAATPEASPTLTDSGEATPTEEMVPPSPEDSQLLQFYTGQCQTHYRTLLSAIEALLASAGAHQPPRVFVPHGKFVIVTAHKLVFVGDTVSRLASSAAVRARVGAASTALCQALKEAVLSVKSAALSYPSLPAAREMQGCVAELSRQALAFTTLLGTLAPS; encoded by the exons GCACAGTTGTGTCGTGCTCTGTACGACAACACGGCCGAATGTCCAGACGAACTCTCCTTCCACAAGGGTGACCTCATGGTCCTTCTCCAGCCAGAAGGGACTGGCCTGGAGGGCTGGCACCTCTGTTCTTTGCATGGCCAGCAAGGGATCGTGCCCGCCAACCGAGTGAAGGTCCTCCTGGAGTCAGGGTCTCACCAAAGTCATAACCCAGAGGTGTACCAGGTCCCCAAGAAGGAAGGTCTTCTCATGGGAAAGATCTCAGATGGAtccatggatggatggagaagaaGAGATCAAAGGAAAGAAGAACAGGAG GTCTATGAAATACCACCACCTGCAAGGCCCTGCCCGTTGCCTCCGGAGGGGATCTATAGGGTTCCTCGGGGCACCAGAAAAGAAGAAGACTCCGTGGAG GTTTATGACGTACCCTCCTCCTTGCTCCGCGATGTGGTTTTGGACACATACGATTCACCCGCTCCACGGGTCAAAAAAGTTGCCCGGgtagccccccagcccagcgccCCACCAGAGGTGGACGAGGCTTATGATGTGCCCCTCGCCTTCAAGAAAACCCTGGcgcaagagggggaggaggaggaggatgaagaaaacAGCGAAGGGCCGCTGATCTATGCCATCCCATCCAATTTACGCCGTGCTTCCGCCTTGCTTAACTTGTACGAATCGCCCGAAGACATCCGGGCGGGTGGAAAGGACGAAGAAGACGCAGAGGAAGACGGGGCCATTTACGACGTTCCTCTCCTGACGCCCGGTACCCCGCCTCTAGAGGGAGCCCTCCAAGGACTCAACCTTAGGGACATGGGACCCCCTGCTCGTCCCCGGCTGCCGTCCGCAGAGAGTCTGTCCCGCCGTCCGCTGCCTGCTCTTCCTAGCGAAGAGCGGCTTTCGGGCGAGCTACCGCCTCCGTCGCCCAACATCGCACGGAAGGGCAGCATCCAGGACCgtccgctgcctcctcctccaccccggCTGGGGGGGCTCGGGGTGGGGGACCAGCTGGACCAAGCCAGAGATGACGTCCACAACGAATACGAAGGGATACGTCTCGCGGACGAGTACGATTATGTCCATCTGAAG gGGGCTGATAAAATCCAGCAGAAAGCAGCCACACCCGAAGCCAGCCCCACACTTACGGACTCGGGAGAGGCAACTCCGACGGAAGAAATG GTGCCGCCATCCCCGGAGGACAGCCAGCTGCTGCAGTTCTACACGGGGCAGTGCCAGACGCACTACCGCACCCTACTGTCGGCCATCGAGGCCCTCTTGGCCAGCGCCGGGGCCCACCAGCCGCCCCGTGTCTTCGTGCCCCATGGTAAATTCGTCATTGTCACGGCGCACAAGCTGGTGTTCGTGGGCGACACCGTCTCCCGCCTGGCGTCTTCGGCGGCTGTGCGGGCCAGGGTGGGGGCCGCCAGCACGGCCCTGTGCCAAGCCTTGAAGGAAGCGGTGCTCTCAGTCAAGAGCGCCGCTTTGAGCTACCCGTCATTGCCCGCCGCCCGGGAGATGCAGGGTTGCGTGGCGGAGTTGTCGCGCCAAGCTCTGGCTTTTACCACCTTGCTGGGCACCTTGGCGCCATCTTGA